The Novosphingobium terrae genome segment TCCTGCCTCAGGATGAGGCGAGCCAGAAGTTCATCGTTGAAACTTTCGAGAAGTTCATCGCCAAGGAAGGTCAGCATCTGATCGGCTGGCGCGATGTGCCCGTCACGATGGACGGTCTGGGCAAGGCCGTGCTCGATTCCATGCCGGTGATCCGCCAGTGCATCGTGGGCCGCGGTGAGAACTGCGCCGATCAGGACGCTTTCGAGCGCAAGATCCTGGCGATCCGCAAGCAGACCCAGAACCCGCTGGCGGCGCTGGCCGAAAAGCACGGGCTGCCCGGCCTGACCGAGCTGTACATGCCCAGCTTCTCGACCCGCACCATCGTGTACAAGGGTCTGCTGCTGGCGACGCAGGTCGGGTCGTTCTACAACGATCTGGTCAACCCGCTCTGCGTTTCGGCGCTGGGTCTGGTTCACCAGCGTTTCAGCACCAACACCTTCCCCAGCTGGAAGCTGGCGCATCCCTTCCGCTTCATCGCGCATAATGGTGAAATCAACACCGTGCGCGGCAATGTGAACTGGATGAACGCCCGCCGCCGCATCATGGAATCCGAGCTGCTGGGCCCGGATCTCGACAAGATGTGGCCGATCATCCCGCACAACCAGTCGGACACGGCTTGCCTCGACAATGCGCTCGAACTGCTGCTGGCCGGTGGCTACAGCCTTGTGCACGCCATGATGATGCTGATCCCGGAAGCCTGGGCCGGCAATCCGCTGATGGATGCGCAGCGCCGCGCCTTCTACGAATATCACGCCGCGCTGATGGAGCCGTGGGACGGCCCCGCTGCCGTCGCCTTCACCGATGGCCGCCAGATCGGCGCCACGCTGGACCGCAACGGTCTGCGCCCTGCCCGCTTCATCGTCACCAAGGACGATGTGGTGGTGATGGCCTCGGAAAGCGGCGTGCTGCCGATCCCCGAAGAGAGCATCCTGCGCAAGTGGCGCCTCCAGCCCGGCCGCATGCTGCTGATCGACTTCGAGGAAGGCCGCATCATCGAGGATGAGGAGATCAAGGCCCGCCTCACCAGCGAGGAGCCCTATCAGGAGTGGCTCGATCAGGCGCAGTACAAGCTGAAGGATCTGGAAGTCGTCGAGCCCGAGCTGGCCGCGCTTCCCACCGAAAGCACCAGCCTGCTCGACCGCCAGCAGGCCTTCGGCTACACGCAGGAAGACGTTTCGCGCTTCCTTGAGCCGATGGCTGTGCTGGGTGACGACCCCATCGGCTCGATGGGCACCGACACGCCGATTGCGGTGCTGTCGCGCAAGTCGCGCCTGCTGTTCGATTATTTCAAGCAGAACTTCGCTCAGGTCACCAACCCGCCGATCGATCCGATCCGCGAGGAGCTGGTGATGAGCCTTGTCTCGATGATCGGCCCGCGCCCCAATCTGCTGGGCCGCGAGGCGGGCACGCACAAGCGTCTGGAAATCGATCAGCCGATCCTGACCAATGACGATGTGGCCAAGATCCGCAGCGTGGAAGCAGCCCTCGATGGCGCCTTCCGCACCGCCACCATCGACACCACCTGGGACGCCAAGGCCGGTGCTGCCGGTCTGGAACAGGCGATCAAGGAAATGTGCTGGGCCGCCACCGAGGCGGTGCTGGCCGACAAGAACATCCTGATCCTGTCTGACCGCGCCCAGAACACCGACCGTATCGCCATGCCCTCGCTGCTGGCGACGGCGGCGATCCATCACCACCTCGTCCGTCAGGGCCTGCGCATGCAGGTCGGTCTGGTGGTCGAGACGGGTGAGGCCCGCGAAGTGCATCACTTCTGCGCGCTGGCCGGTTTCGGCGCCGAGGCGATCAACCCCTATGTGGCCTTCGAAACCCTCGAAGACATCCGCATCCGCAAGGAGCTGCCGCTGACCACCTATGAGGTTCAGAAGAACTTCATCAAGGCGATCGGCAAGGGCATCCTGAAGGTGATGTCCAAGATGGGCATCAGCACCTATCAGTCCTATTGCGGCGCGCAGATCTTCGACGCCATCGGCCTGTCGTCGGCTTTCATCGCCAAGTACTTCACCGGCACCGCCACCACCATCGAGGGTGTGGGCCTGCTCGAAGTGGCCGAGGAAACCGTGCGTCGCCACGCCGTGGCCTATGGCGACAACCCCATCTACAAGCATATGCTCGATGTGGGCGGCATGTATCAGTATCGCCTGCGCGGCGAGGATCATGCCTGGACGCCGGAAAATGTCGCCAGCCTGCAGCATGCGGTGCGCGGCAACACGCCTGAAAAGTATCGCGAATTTGCGGATTCGATCAACGATCAGGCACAGCGCAACCTCACCATCCGTGGGCTGATCGATCTGAAGCCCGGCGACAAGGCGATCCCTCTCGATGAGGTCGAGCCCGCCAGCGAGATCGTGAAGCGCTTCGCCACCGGTGCGATGAGCTATGGCTCGATCAGCTGGGAATCGCACACCACGCTGGCCATCGCCATGAACCGTATCGGTGCCAAGTCGAACACCGGCGAAGGCGGCGAGGACCCCGCGCGCTTCAAGCCGCTGCCCAATGGCGACACGATGCGTTCGGCGATCAAGCAGGTGGCCAGCGGCCGCTTTGGTGTGACGACCGACTATCTGGTCAATGCCGATGACATCCAGATCAAGATGGCTCAGGGCGCCAAGCCCGGTGAGGGCGGCCAGCTGCCCGGCCAGAAGATCGACAAGACCATCGGCAAGACCCGCCACTCGACGCCGGGCGTGACGCTGATCTCGCCCCCGCCGCACCACGACATCTATTCGATCGAGGACATCGCTCAGCTGATCCACGATCTCAAGAACGTCAACCAGCGCGCCCGTGTTTCGGTCAAGCTGGTGTCGGAAGTGGGTGTGGGCACGGTGGCCGCAGGCGTTTCCAAGGCGCGCGCCGACCATGTGACGATCTCGGGCTACGAGGGCGGCACGGGTGCCTCGCCGCTCACCTCGCTGACGCATGCGGGCAGCCCGTGGGAGATCGGTCTCGCTGAAACCCAGCAGACGCTGCTGCTCAACAATCTGCGTTCGCGCATCTGCGTGCAGGTCGATGGCGGCCTGCGCACCGGTCGCGACGTGGCCGTTGGCGCGCTGCTGGGTGCCGACGAGTTCGGCTTCGCGACCGCGCCGCTGATCGCCGCTGGCTGCATCATGATGCGCAAGTGCCACCTCAACACCTGCCCGGTGGGCGTCGCGACGCAGGACCCTGTGCTGCGCGCCCGCTTCACCGGCCAGCCCGAGCATGTGATCAACTACTTCTTCTTCGTCGCCGAAGAGCTGCGCGCGATCATGGCCGAGATGGGCTTCCGCACCGTCGCCGAGATGGTGGGCCGCGTTGACCGCCTCGACATGAAGAAGGCGATCAACCACTGGAAGGCGCAGGGCATCGATCTGGGCAAGCTGCTCCATCAGGTGCCGCTGGGTGACAGCCCCTCGCTGGGCTGGACCGGCACGCAGGACCACGGTCTTGAGGCTGCTCTGGACAATGAGCTGATCTCGGCCAGCGCCGATGCGCTGATCGAGGGCAAGCCGGTGCGGCTGGAGCGCAATGTCATCAACGTCAACCGCACGGTCGGCGCGATGCTCTCGGGCGAGGTGGCCAAGCGTTACGGCCATGCCGGCCTGCCCGACAACACCATCCACGTCAGCCTGAACGGCGTGGCCGGGCAGAGCTTTGCCGCCTTCCTGGCGCATGGCATCACGCTCGATCTGGTGGGCGATGCCAATGACTATGTCGGCAAGGGCCTTTCGGGTGGCCGCGTGATCGTGCGCCAGCCGGCGCATGTGAAGCGCGATCCCACCCAGAACATCATCGTGGGCAACACGGTGATGTATGGCGCGATCAGCGGCGAGGCCTTCTTCAACGGCGTGGCGGGCGAACGCTTTGCCGTGCGCAACTCGGGCGCTATCGCGGTGGTCGAGGGTACGGGTGACCATGGCTGCGAGTACATGACCGGCGGTGTGGTTGTGGTGCTGGGCAAGACTGGGCGCAACTTCGCGGCGGGCATGTCGGGCGGCATCGCCTATGTCTATGACGAGGAAGGCAATTTCGCCGATCTCGCCAACAAGGCACAGGTCGATCTGCTCCCGGTCAAGCTGGGTCGCGACGAAGATGAGGGCGCGGGTCGCCCCGGCCAGCGCACCGTCAGCGTCAACGATCTGGGTATGGGCGACATGCTCTATCACGACGCGGATCGCCTGCGCATCCTGCTGGAACGTCATCACCTGCACACGGGCAGCCAGCGCGCCCGCGACCTGCTCGACGACTTCGACAATGCTGTCAGCAAGTTCGTCAAGGTCATGCCGCGCGATTACGCCGGTGCATTGAAGCAGATGGAAGCCGAGCGCCTCGCCGCCGCCTCCGTCGCTGCCGAATAAGGGTTAGAATACAATGGGCAAGGAAACCGGCTTTCTCGAGCTTGACCGTCAGGATCGCACCTATGCGGACCCGAAGGAGCGTATCAGCCACTATAAGGAATTCGTCGTTCCGCACGCAGAGGGCGCGCTGAAGGCGCAGGCCTCGCGCTGCATGAACTGCGGCATTCCTTACTGCCACAACGGCTGTCCGGTGAACAACATCATCCCGGACTGGAACCACCTGACCTATGAGGGCAACTGGCAGGGTGCTCTCGAAACGCTGCACTCGACCAACAACTTCCCCGAGTTCACCGGCCGCATCTGTCCCGCCCCGTGTGAAGCTGCTTGCACGCTGAACATCGTGGACCAGCCCGTGACCATCAAGTCGATCGAATGCGCGATCGTCGACAAGGGCTGGGATGAGGGCTGGATCACGCCGCAGGTGCCCGCCAAGAAGACCGGCAAGTCGGTCGCGGTGGTCGGCAGCGGCCCGGCGGGTCTGGCTGCGGCTCAGCAGCTGGCGCGTGCAGGTCACTCGGTGACGGTGTTCGAGAAGAACGATCGCGTCGGCGGGCTGCTGCGTTACGGCATTCCTGACTTCAAGATGGAAAAGCACCTCATCAACCGCCGCATGGTGCAGATGGAGGCCGAAGGCATCTCCTTCCGCACCAGCGTGGAAGTGGGCGTGACCATCTCGGTGGCTTCGCTGAAGGAAAACTTCGACGCCATCGTGCTGGCGGGCGGTGCGGAAGATCCGCGTCCCCTCACCATCCCCGGTTTCGAGCTGCAGGGCGTGCGTTTCGCCATGGAGTTCCTGACCCAGCAGAACAAGCGCAACGCGGGTGACGATGAAATCCGCGCCGCGCCGCGCGGCTCGCTGGTGGCCACCGGCAAGCATGTGGTGGTAATCGGCGGCGGTGACACCGGCAGCGACTGCGTGGGCACCTCGAACCGTCAGGGTGCGCTTTCGGTCACCCAGCTGGAAATCATGCCCAAGCCGCCCGAGAAGGAAGACAAGGCGCTCAGCTGGCCGAACTGGCCGCTGAAGCTGCGCACCTCCTCCAGCCATGAGGAAGGCGTGGAGCGTGACTTCGCCGTGCTGACCAAGCGCTGCGTGGGCGAGAACGGCAAGCTGACCGGTCTGGAATGCGTCCGCGTCGAGTGGGTCAACGGCCAGATGCAGGAGATCGCGGGCAGCGAGTTCACGCTGAAGGCCGATCTGATCTTCCTCGCCATGGGCTTTGTCGGTCCGCGCAAGGCCGGTCTGCTCGATCAGGCGGGTGTGAAGCTGGATGGGCGCGGCAATGTCGCAGCCAACACCTTCGACTATCGCACCAGCGACGAGAAGATCTTCGCTTGCGGCGATATGCGTCGTGGCCAGTCGCTGGTGGTCTGGGCCATCCGTGAGGGCCGTCAGGCCGCCCGCGCGGTGGATGAGGCGCTGATGGGCGTGACCGAACTGCCGCGCTGATCAGGCATAAGCCATAGAAAGGGGCCGATGGGCGGAAACGCCCGTCGGCCCCTTTTTTATGCGCCGGTGAAAGAACTTACTGCGCGCCGCCGAACTGCACTGCGGCCTTGGGAATGCCGATCGTCAGCGTCACATGATGCGAATCCAGCTTGCCCAGATTATGGGCGATGGCGGTGAAGCTCATCTTGCTGTCACCATTGCTGGAGCGCACATTCTCCCAGGTCTGGCCATCGCCTTGCGGGGTGATGAACTCCACCGGCGGATCGCCGCCGCAGGTGCTGCCCGAGCACCATTTCTGATCGACCTGACAATGCACATCCACCAGCTCGGGATTGATCTTGGCCCCGGGAGGCGCCTGAACCGTGATGGTCGCACTATGCCCGGGCGCCACATCCGCCGAGGAGGAGAAGAACAGCAGCCGTTCGGGCGCATGCGGGTTGCAGCTGAAATGGCCGGTGGTCTTGTCCTCGGTCACCATCGAGGAATCGGGCGATGAGGGCGCCTTGTCCGAACCGCAGCCCGCGATCAGCAGGGGAAGCCATGGCGTGAACAGCATGGCCAGCGCCCGGCGCCGGCGAGGGTTGCTCGGTTGAATGGCCCATCACTCCTCTGCTGGAGAGCCACCTGAACGGCGGCCTGTTCGGTAAAACCACCTGAAGTTGATACGGATTTTTTATATGCCCGCAAGGACCGGCAAGATGAAACGCCCTTGGCTCAAGTCCCGATGCAGAAGGCTCAAGGCGCGGGCAATGCCGGGCAGTTGATCGACCCGAATGATGGTGCCGTTTTCCTTGAAAACCATGACATCACGGAAGAAACGGGCTGGAACGGCCGCTCGGTCTGACCGCTCCAGCCGTGTTTTCACACCACCATCTGCCCCGCCATGACGGCCACTGCCCGGGCCATGATCGCCATGGCATCCTTGCCGGGATGCTTGCCATCGGCGGCGGCAGACTTGCCGTTGATGGGCAGCCATTTGCCCGTGGGCGCGGTGGCTCCGCCCTCCTCGATCGGCGCGGCGATATCGATGCAGCCATCGCTGACCCCGGCGCTGATCGCCCCGCCCCTCACCCAGAGGTTCACCGCCTGACGCACCGCATCGAAACCACCCGCCGACTGGCTGACCGTGGTCGAGGCCCCCGCCGCGCTGGTGGAGGTGCTGCCCGGCGTGATGGTGCAAAGGAACACCTTCTCGAAGCCCAGCCCGCGCAGGCGGCTGGCCATGCCGGTCAGATTGGCGATGATCGTCGCGGCGCTGTCGCCGGACACATAATCATTGTTGCCCAGTTCGATGATGGCGTTCCTGGCGCCCAACTGCCCCGCCACGGCAAAGCGCCGCTGCGCCCCGCCCGCCGCCATATAGAGATTGGCCCGGTCCCCCGGCGAGCCGAAGATCACATGCGGCAGGCCCGCTGCCCCCAGCCCGCGCGCAAAAGGCCCGCAACAGCCGCGCATATCGCCTTCGTCCAGACTGCCGCTGCCCATGGAGGTGATGGTCAGGCTGGCCCCCGTGCCGCTGCCGCTCAGCGCGACAAGGCTGGTGGCCCCGCTCGGCTGGGTCTGCCCGGTCTGGCTGGCGGTGCCCGAAAAGCCGCCCAGATAGACCGGATTGACCGCCGTGATGGCCCCGCCGCTCACCGCCTCGACAAGGCCCACAAAGCCCGATCCGGAGGCCATCGCCCCCGCCGTCAGTGCCGATGTGTCGAGCGTGAAGAGATCGCCGACCGCCCAGCCGCTGCCGCCATTGGCGATCGCATAGCCGCCGATCCCCGCCGAGCCGCTGGTGCCCGATCCCACGCTGTCGGCAAAGACGGCCACGCCGGGCACCGGCACCAGCGGCTTGCCGAGGATCGCGATGGGCTGAAAGGGCAGCGCAACCGAAGAGTTCGCGCCGAACAGGTTCTGGGTCATGGTGTAATCGGCCTGCGCGGCGCCGCGTGTCTGCAGGCCGCCCAGCGCCATGCCCTGCATCGTCAGCCCGGCAGGATAAAGACCGTTGCTGTTGTTGACCCAGGTGTAGACCGTCAGGAAACCGCCAACCGGCACCCGCACCGGGATCGTGTCGGAAAGGCGATAGGTCTGGATCGCCGAGGCGCCGCTCGGCAAGGTGAGCATCGGGATGGTGCCGTCACGCGTGCCGTTGAAGGTAACGGGCACGGCGATGGGGCGGCTGCCTGCGGTCCAGTTGGCATTGCCCGGCTTGGGTGGTGAATTGGTGTTGGGTGCAGCGCAGGTGAAGAGCGGGTTGTTGGCGTAGCTCCCGCCGCCGCCGGTGGTGGCGTAAAAGCTCACCTTGTCACCCACGGCGTAGGTGCGTGTGGCGTCCCAGGGCGCGGGCTCATCGGCGGAGACCGAGGCGGTGAAGGGAATGGGCGCGGTGAAATCGACCTCCGCCGCGCCCGCGTAGAAACCGGCGAACATCAGCTGGATTTCCGTGGCACCCTGCGGGCAATAGAACATCATGCGGGCCATGGCGGCGGAGCCCGCGCTGCCATAGGTGGCGAAATTGGCGCGCGTGCAGCCCACGATCTGGCGTTGCAGCTTGGCCAGCGCCTGTTTCGCGCCCAGCGCCAGACCGCGGGCAG includes the following:
- the gltB gene encoding glutamate synthase large subunit translates to MGFPEPQGLYDPKNEHDACGVGFVAHIKGAKSHEIITQALEILKNIDHRGAVGADPLLGDGAGILIQLPDALLRDWANGAGLTLPQPGDYAVAMCFLPQDEASQKFIVETFEKFIAKEGQHLIGWRDVPVTMDGLGKAVLDSMPVIRQCIVGRGENCADQDAFERKILAIRKQTQNPLAALAEKHGLPGLTELYMPSFSTRTIVYKGLLLATQVGSFYNDLVNPLCVSALGLVHQRFSTNTFPSWKLAHPFRFIAHNGEINTVRGNVNWMNARRRIMESELLGPDLDKMWPIIPHNQSDTACLDNALELLLAGGYSLVHAMMMLIPEAWAGNPLMDAQRRAFYEYHAALMEPWDGPAAVAFTDGRQIGATLDRNGLRPARFIVTKDDVVVMASESGVLPIPEESILRKWRLQPGRMLLIDFEEGRIIEDEEIKARLTSEEPYQEWLDQAQYKLKDLEVVEPELAALPTESTSLLDRQQAFGYTQEDVSRFLEPMAVLGDDPIGSMGTDTPIAVLSRKSRLLFDYFKQNFAQVTNPPIDPIREELVMSLVSMIGPRPNLLGREAGTHKRLEIDQPILTNDDVAKIRSVEAALDGAFRTATIDTTWDAKAGAAGLEQAIKEMCWAATEAVLADKNILILSDRAQNTDRIAMPSLLATAAIHHHLVRQGLRMQVGLVVETGEAREVHHFCALAGFGAEAINPYVAFETLEDIRIRKELPLTTYEVQKNFIKAIGKGILKVMSKMGISTYQSYCGAQIFDAIGLSSAFIAKYFTGTATTIEGVGLLEVAEETVRRHAVAYGDNPIYKHMLDVGGMYQYRLRGEDHAWTPENVASLQHAVRGNTPEKYREFADSINDQAQRNLTIRGLIDLKPGDKAIPLDEVEPASEIVKRFATGAMSYGSISWESHTTLAIAMNRIGAKSNTGEGGEDPARFKPLPNGDTMRSAIKQVASGRFGVTTDYLVNADDIQIKMAQGAKPGEGGQLPGQKIDKTIGKTRHSTPGVTLISPPPHHDIYSIEDIAQLIHDLKNVNQRARVSVKLVSEVGVGTVAAGVSKARADHVTISGYEGGTGASPLTSLTHAGSPWEIGLAETQQTLLLNNLRSRICVQVDGGLRTGRDVAVGALLGADEFGFATAPLIAAGCIMMRKCHLNTCPVGVATQDPVLRARFTGQPEHVINYFFFVAEELRAIMAEMGFRTVAEMVGRVDRLDMKKAINHWKAQGIDLGKLLHQVPLGDSPSLGWTGTQDHGLEAALDNELISASADALIEGKPVRLERNVINVNRTVGAMLSGEVAKRYGHAGLPDNTIHVSLNGVAGQSFAAFLAHGITLDLVGDANDYVGKGLSGGRVIVRQPAHVKRDPTQNIIVGNTVMYGAISGEAFFNGVAGERFAVRNSGAIAVVEGTGDHGCEYMTGGVVVVLGKTGRNFAAGMSGGIAYVYDEEGNFADLANKAQVDLLPVKLGRDEDEGAGRPGQRTVSVNDLGMGDMLYHDADRLRILLERHHLHTGSQRARDLLDDFDNAVSKFVKVMPRDYAGALKQMEAERLAAASVAAE
- a CDS encoding glutamate synthase subunit beta, translated to MGKETGFLELDRQDRTYADPKERISHYKEFVVPHAEGALKAQASRCMNCGIPYCHNGCPVNNIIPDWNHLTYEGNWQGALETLHSTNNFPEFTGRICPAPCEAACTLNIVDQPVTIKSIECAIVDKGWDEGWITPQVPAKKTGKSVAVVGSGPAGLAAAQQLARAGHSVTVFEKNDRVGGLLRYGIPDFKMEKHLINRRMVQMEAEGISFRTSVEVGVTISVASLKENFDAIVLAGGAEDPRPLTIPGFELQGVRFAMEFLTQQNKRNAGDDEIRAAPRGSLVATGKHVVVIGGGDTGSDCVGTSNRQGALSVTQLEIMPKPPEKEDKALSWPNWPLKLRTSSSHEEGVERDFAVLTKRCVGENGKLTGLECVRVEWVNGQMQEIAGSEFTLKADLIFLAMGFVGPRKAGLLDQAGVKLDGRGNVAANTFDYRTSDEKIFACGDMRRGQSLVVWAIREGRQAARAVDEALMGVTELPR
- a CDS encoding SGNH/GDSL hydrolase family protein, which produces MSTDITARGLALGAKQALAKLQRQIVGCTRANFATYGSAGSAAMARMMFYCPQGATEIQLMFAGFYAGAAEVDFTAPIPFTASVSADEPAPWDATRTYAVGDKVSFYATTGGGGSYANNPLFTCAAPNTNSPPKPGNANWTAGSRPIAVPVTFNGTRDGTIPMLTLPSGASAIQTYRLSDTIPVRVPVGGFLTVYTWVNNSNGLYPAGLTMQGMALGGLQTRGAAQADYTMTQNLFGANSSVALPFQPIAILGKPLVPVPGVAVFADSVGSGTSGSAGIGGYAIANGGSGWAVGDLFTLDTSALTAGAMASGSGFVGLVEAVSGGAITAVNPVYLGGFSGTASQTGQTQPSGATSLVALSGSGTGASLTITSMGSGSLDEGDMRGCCGPFARGLGAAGLPHVIFGSPGDRANLYMAAGGAQRRFAVAGQLGARNAIIELGNNDYVSGDSAATIIANLTGMASRLRGLGFEKVFLCTITPGSTSTSAAGASTTVSQSAGGFDAVRQAVNLWVRGGAISAGVSDGCIDIAAPIEEGGATAPTGKWLPINGKSAAADGKHPGKDAMAIMARAVAVMAGQMVV